From the Diospyros lotus cultivar Yz01 chromosome 13, ASM1463336v1, whole genome shotgun sequence genome, one window contains:
- the LOC127787908 gene encoding protein LURP-one-related 8 → MTKVHPNAAAKQKASPPLAQSENSVAVLTVWKKSLLLNCDGYTVFDAKGNLVFRVDNYAAASKAKNTHEIILMDAAGNSLVTIRRKRLSVSDNWLVYDGETAVNPILSARKHMSLLNTKSLAHVSSCCGGGGKGSSSSSSPSSKKAMYEIKGSYAERRCTLYDGDMKAVAEIMPKEAVGGLAFRGDVFRLVVQPEIDSAVAMAIVILLDQMFGSSKYL, encoded by the exons ATGACTAAAGTACACCCCAACGCCGCCGCGAAGCAGAAGGCCTCGCCACCGCTGGCTCAGAGTGAGAACTCAGTTGCCGTCTTGACCGTCTGGAAGAAATCGCTGCTTCTAAACTGCGATGGCTACACGGTGTTCGACGCCAAGGGGAATCTCGTCTTCCGCGTCGACAATTACGCCGCCGCGTCCAAGGCCAAGAACACTCACGAGATCATTCTCATGGACGCGGCCGGCAACTCTCTCGTCACCATCCGCCGTAAG AGGCTGAGCGTTTCGGACAACTGGCTGGTGTACGACGGAGAAACGGCCGTCAATCCAATACTGTCGGCGAGGAAGCACATGAGCCTGCTGAACACGAAGTCGCTGGCTCACGTGAGCTCATGCTGCGGCGGTGGCGGAAAGggatcgtcgtcgtcgtcgtcgcccTCTAGCAAGAAGGCGATGTACGAGATCAAGGGATCGTACGCGGAACGACGGTGCACCTTGTACGACGGCGACATGAAGGCGGTGGCGGAGATAATGCCAAAGGAAGCAGTGGGAGGGCTGGCTTTCCGCGGCGATGTCTTCCGCCTCGTCGTGCAGCCGGAGATCGATTCCGCCGTGGCCATGGCCATCGTTATTCTCCTCGATCAGATGTTTGGATCTTCTAAGTACCTTTAA